In Lolium rigidum isolate FL_2022 chromosome 3, APGP_CSIRO_Lrig_0.1, whole genome shotgun sequence, the genomic window acggagacaagataactttaggtactaattgaaaccataacgACCACGGAGCTTCAAAAATCAAAACACCAAGCACGAAGGAACCCAAGAGCAACAACATTCACCGAGGAATAGGACAGTGGTACCAAATTGGTTTGGTGGGATTGTACTCCGTAGATCTCACTACAAAAGAGCCCCCATACCCAGCGTAATTAATAGATAAGACAAACCCTTTGCGTTTGTTTAAAAAAACACTGAAATTGTgagttttgaagaaaaaaaaggcaGCATTGGCCGGTCCTCCAGATTTACACTTATATACACGAAAACGAAAATCATAGAGCACGGTTCATCATCTTAAAAAAAATGTCGTCGTACCATGGCTACCCATATACAAATATCTTAGTTAAGCTTATCCATCTTCATTTTGGCACTGCTGGAGACAGTTCAGACACGCTGGACAGGAAGCACCATGTCCCGAGGAAGTATGGTGGAACCAAACCAATGTAAAAGCTATGAAATACTATCCAAAACTGACTGAATTGAACTCCTTCCATGCCTCCTGCATAAACAAAAGGAGTATCACGTAAATTTTGGTTAAACAAATCTGTTAATTTGTCCTCACAGAAATATATCTACATAACAGAAGTTACGGCCGATCACCTCTATAGAACCGGTTTAGATGTTAAGAGTTTCACTCTCTCAAAAAAGAGGGCAACAAATCGTATATGTAATGTCACCAGTTGTTACGAACTACCAGCCATTCAGAAaaggtgtttttttttcttttgttttgttttacataTATGTATTTGGGATAAATCCAGGTACCTGTAGAATGTCAAAAACCTTTTCTGCTATGTACTTTTGATGCACAGCAGCTCCGCGCTGTTGCAACTTATCTGGATGAAGACATAACAGTGCCTTCTGATAAGCTTTCTTAACCCCAGCTCCTTCAATTATGTTAACCAATGGAACTGGTTTCCATCCACTCTCAGGCCAGAGAACCTACAGAAGCGAATGAagttaaataaacaaacttaacCCTGATGTCATCATATCATACTCTAAACAAAAAAATTGGAGGAAAAATCTTTCTTCTGAAAAATGTTAGCGAGGAAGAAATAGAGAAAACAGCATGCACATTACATGGGGCCCTGATCTTCAATGCACCATGAAAGTATAAGAAAATAGTAACTTCTTTTAAAAACTGATTAATGCAAAAGATGAGTTATTTCTTTTGCAAATGTGGGGTTGGAACATTGCGGTAGGGAATTCAGAGTTTGCATACACTATAGATTACATGCTAAAGATACTCTTGCACTTACAAGTTGAAGTGTGGAAAGCAATGACCGAATGTTTCCTTCTTTTCCCCGTGACCATTCCCGGATTTTCGATTCAGATATCTACATTGAAACAAGCAAAAAAAAGCTGAAAAATAGAACAGAAAGGTAATGGGAAAGAAGCAACAAGCTGTGTACTCCGATTCCCATTCTGTGTAGTACCTTTATTTGCTCCTTTTCCTTGTCATCTTGAAGAATCTGACCTTCGTCGAACTGTTCAACCTAGTTTGTAAAATGAGATAAAGTAAAACACAAAATTGTTTGGTTATGCAAAAACTCACGAGGCTGAGCAACTATTTATCCTTTGTTAGGGAGTCAGGCACTTTCATTAGTCTGGTTTCCAAAATTTAATGACGAACTGCTGAAATGCTGGTCGTTTCTGAGAATGAACTATCACTGTAGGTTGCATGGTAtaaattaagaaaatatattttaagtTAATTTCTCACACCATTTCCTATTGTTGATATTGTTCCTTCCCATGTTGGCCCTGAATTAAATTGCAAAATATAGCAGGTATGAGACTTGAATGGATTTCCACAGGCATAACTGGGAGTGGACCTGtgctgtcctattgtgttggaggGTAGCAAGTTATCCAAATGTAACCAGTTTTACTCACCGAAGGCCTCTATCAGACATTAGTTAAACAAGAAAGGTTTGGTGCTACAGTTAGGGCTCTCCATGCCATTGCCGTGCAATTTTCAGATGACAACCTATATGGTTATGCTCAATATTTGTGTTGTTTGCGTCTAGGCATACTTTTTCGTAATACCTTTTAAAAGTGAAAAGGTGTTAAAACGTTTACACAGTCAAGAGGGCTCTGCAAGCCAGCGAAAACTGTCAATTAGCAATGTAATTGGCCAATTCCTAAATGTCATGGGCTTATGCCACAACCTTTCACAGTGTCTCATTAAAAGACATGTCGGTCAGCAATTAACTAGATGCAAATCAATCAGTCAGCTTGTGTAGTAGACCTATTATGGTAATAACAGTCCAATGATGGAACTTTGACTTTCAAGGCCTTTGGATTTATTTGCATACCAATTACTGTAACCAGCTTGTGTTAACAAGATAGCTGGCTAGCATCGTTGTTTAGTGACAGACCAACATTACCAATGATATTTGTTCAGACCTACAACAATTCAATTTTTTGAATGACAGGGAGACTTTGCACATACCACACATCCTTCAAGATCTTCCATGTGACTCTCTTCACGACCTATTGTGTCACGCAGTTTTTCTTCTGTTTCAACATGGATCGACTCTAACAAACACAACAAGCATGAGTGAGCTCTTGGAGATTACACTAGTAACACACGTTCAGTAATAAAATAATGATGCCAACTATCATACAAACATGCTCTTACAAACCAACATGAGGAGAAATTTACAATCAAATATTAATAAACCACCTACAGTACTACACCGAATATTACAAGCCCCCAATATGTTACAGTTGAACATCCAAAGATTAGGAAAGAGCTATGATATGGTTTTATAGGCTGCAGGAATATTGGAAACAAAATAAAGACTTACTGATTAAAGTTATTCACTTATTCCTAGAAAGCAAAAATAATTCACAGGTTGGATTCACTAATTCATTCACAGCCTCACAGCACAGGTATACTTACCATCAGGAGATGGTGGTTTAACATCTTCCTTTCCTGCAGGTTTGCTTGTTCTGATGTGCATTTCATTATCCACTGTAAGGACCGGTTTCTCCGTCTTAGATTGTACTTCACTCATCTGACAGATATAACAGATTAATCAAAATAAAGTATCTGCGTAATGTCAAACCTCCTATCTTATTAAAAATTAGTAAAAACGAAAATTTAACGCATTTGTAATTCCGAGCTTGATCGGCATTCACCCAAGTATCCAGGCAATATAACAACCCGGTTTTGACTTACTTGAGAAGGTGCAGCAGAAAATGCATTCCGATTGGTTGTTCTATCTGTCTTAATATCCTCATCAGCCTCCAAACCAGATATGCTAAATTTATCTTCAACTCCACCTTTGCTTCCATTTTTTCCACTGGATATCTGATCTTGAGCTTCAGGTGCTCCTTTTCGTTTTGGTGAGCTCTCAGGACTAAATATTTTGATGAAATCCTTCAGCACTCTGGTACCACGACTTTTCTCTCCTGAAGGTGGTCGTGAACGTTGTGTGCTAGGGCTAGCTGCTGATACATTGCTCTTCGCATTACTGGTACCAGACTTTGTTCCTGCACAGAAAGAACATGAGCTTCAATCCTTCTATCCACAAATTTATATCAAAATGACATGAATACAGTTTAGAGTACTCTGTTAGAAAAAAGGCATGCCCTCTTCTGGTACAGAAGTTACAAGAGGTGACAGAGAAACAAGTAAAGACTAAATTACTAGCTAAAATATGCTTCAGTAATGACATGTGTGTAGAATCTAAATAAAAGAATACCTGTTTCTTTGATTTTAGCACCCTGCATGTACTCATCAAAGACTAAAGAAATAGCTTCATCCTTGGTTGTTGAGTTTAGACTATGTTTTCTTTCAAACAACCCATCCTTTCCAGACTTGTAATCTTCATAGTCGGTCTGACTTTTTGATGCAGCCGTGGCAGttgacatgctttcttcctcgtcGATTAGGTCAATGCCTTGCACAACAACTTGAGGGAAGCTTCTAACTCCAATAATATTCCCATCTTTTTCTTGAACACTAGCTGGCAACATCAACAAAGCTCCTTTACCAGCCCACTTATAGAATGAAAAATGGAACTTGTTACTGTTGATGAAGCTTTCTGAGCCAACAGGAGTCCATTCACATTCACTGGCCATAGAGTTTTCGTATTGAGAGGTGTCCTTCTTATCTCCACTTTGAGAACGGAACCGGGATAGGAAAGGATAGCGATGCCATGAAAAAGGATTCTTTTTCGTATCTTGCTGCGATGCCCCTTGGGCAAGAAAACTGCTCGTGGATGAATTGGGTGAAGCTGGGACACTGTAAGCATAAGATGTGTCATCATCATTTTTGTTGGATGTATGCCGAGATGGAGAAGTAGACACCGAATTGTCCACACCTCTGGTGAACTTCATGGAGAAGCTGCAAGCGAATACAGTAAAATTATATAAAGTATGATGTATAGTTCGAGATAGAAGTTACTTTAGATACAACGTATGGGAAGGGCACCTCAATCATTAAAATAGTGAATAACATCTCAACCAAATAAAGGAAAAACAGAAGGAAACGGAAAAGTGTACTACGCAATCAGACAACCCAATTCCCTTGCCCCGGCTGTGCTGCATAGTGTAAAATCATCCTTGATTATCTAGGTGACATGGGACAGGgaattgaatgaatgaatgtgttgCAGTTTCTTTCCTTACGCTTCAGAATGGCGAAACTGTCGATACCACTCCTGCCACTTAATCAAAGTTCATTTACACTCATCCACCAATCCTTGGACCCAGTGGATGTAAGGTCCTTAATGATCATAAGCCAACCAGTCCAGCAGActcgaaaagaaaaggaaacggaAAACTATACTAGGCCATCGGACAACCCAATTCCCTCGCCTTGGCTGTGCTCATAGTGCAAAATAATCTTTGATCATCTAGGTACATGGGACAGGGAACGCAGCCACGTTATAGAAGGAATGAAGGTCTATAGTGTCATTCCTTACGCCATGACTTCAGAATGGCGAAACTGTCGATACCACGTCTGCACACTTTATGGAAGTTCATTTACACTCATCCACAAATCCTTG contains:
- the LOC124704039 gene encoding J domain-containing protein required for chloroplast accumulation response 1-like, producing the protein MAGAGAPPRGSDVDFADVFGGPPRRSSGSERVRRSSLDSSASRARSGAEERPVFGDRTSSGSASRARSGAESGLGERPVFGERTSSERRQLGQEFYRDIFPGGEPMSPRRGGTSGDRDVFGAPASPGPTTPGRLRSSFSMKFTRGVDNSVSTSPSRHTSNKNDDDTSYAYSVPASPNSSTSSFLAQGASQQDTKKNPFSWHRYPFLSRFRSQSGDKKDTSQYENSMASECEWTPVGSESFINSNKFHFSFYKWAGKGALLMLPASVQEKDGNIIGVRSFPQVVVQGIDLIDEEESMSTATAASKSQTDYEDYKSGKDGLFERKHSLNSTTKDEAISLVFDEYMQGAKIKETGTKSGTSNAKSNVSAASPSTQRSRPPSGEKSRGTRVLKDFIKIFSPESSPKRKGAPEAQDQISSGKNGSKGGVEDKFSISGLEADEDIKTDRTTNRNAFSAAPSQMSEVQSKTEKPVLTVDNEMHIRTSKPAGKEDVKPPSPDESIHVETEEKLRDTIGREESHMEDLEGCVVEQFDEGQILQDDKEKEQIKISESKIREWSRGKEGNIRSLLSTLQLVLWPESGWKPVPLVNIIEGAGVKKAYQKALLCLHPDKLQQRGAAVHQKYIAEKVFDILQEAWKEFNSVSFG